One segment of Synchiropus splendidus isolate RoL2022-P1 chromosome 4, RoL_Sspl_1.0, whole genome shotgun sequence DNA contains the following:
- the mllt11 gene encoding protein AF1q isoform X1, with translation MVYRVAHFHRHREKVLAENRHFFLRLVQYPPAAAETGLEPRSTKDHRTNQSTMERSSSQYDSFLFWRQPIAELDLSELEDLGLIAPASSSSKAKEEKSSLRTSEEQDELAEFTSFNYWRAPIADVDALLADLNLLL, from the exons ATGGTTTACAGGGTAGCACACTTTCACCGGCATCGTGAGAAGGTGCTCGCTGAAAATCGACACTTCTTTTTGAGGCTTGTGCAG TATCCACCTGCCGCAGCTGAGACCGGACTCGAACCCAGATCAACAAAAGACCATCGAACCAACCAG AGCACGATGGAGAGATCCAGCAGCCAGTATGACTCCTTCCTGTTCTGGCGCCAACCCATCGCCGAACTGGACCTGTCTGAGCTGGAGGACTTGGGTCTGATTGCgccggccagcagcagcagcaaggctAAAGAAGAGAAGTCCAGTCTGAGGACTAGTGAGGAG CAGGACGAGCTAGCTGAGTTTACGTCCTTCAACTACTGGCGGGCTCCGATCGCAGACGTGGACGCGCTGCTGGCCGACCTCAACCTCCTGCTGTGA
- the mindy1 gene encoding ubiquitin carboxyl-terminal hydrolase MINDY-1 isoform X2 produces the protein MSAPADDSPSGESTGREALVTKEGPLPTEVPQEEVPTVENTQGDSVSDEKKLPAKDDDEGEDEVTGEVEGEAGVEQPEVESSSVEEGQDSVGSIFWLSPVESPVEVLTPEPSPAPELDVTAAAGPSTDQTSTPAYYMVKWITWKEKKTPIVTQSQNGPCPLLAIMNTLFLRWKASLPAETEVVSSEDLMTHLGECVLSVTPREKSDGMDLNFQQNISDVMAVLPKLSTGLDVNVRFTGVADFEYTPECIVFDLLSIPLYHGWLVDPQNPEMVASVGTLSYNQLVEKIIHCKHSEDSSLVSEGLVAEQFLESTATQLSYHGLCELNSTANDEEISVFFRNNHFSTMIKHKGHLYLLVTDQGFLEQEQLVWESLHNLEGDGNFCDCNFRLCHPPQRLSPLSPDPTLRQQQIQQDYLVAMSLQKQQEQAPGNFTDLDLARQLQQEEYLQQQQQPPPPQQQQQQSSSQQGQRLRRKKR, from the exons ATGTCCGCACCAGCCGACGACTCGCCCTCCGGTGAAAGCACTGGCAGGGAAGCTCTGGTCACCAAAGAGGGGCCACTGCCTACTGAGGTCCCACAGGAGGAGGTGCCCACTGTAGAGAACACACAAGGTGACTCGGTCAGCGATGAGAAAAAGCTGCCTGCCAAAGACGATGACGAGGGTGAGGATGAGGTCACAGGGGAGGTCGAAGGTGAGGCCGGGGTTGAGCAGCCAG AAGTAGAGTCCAGTTCTGTGGAGGAAGGCCAGGACTCTGTGGGATCGATTTTCTGGCTGTCCCCAGTGGAGTCCCCGGTGGAAGTGCTCACCCCTGAACCCTCCCCGGCACCTGAGCTGGACGTCACTGCTGCcgctg GACCCTCAACTGACCAGACCTCCACGCCTGCATATTACATGGTGAAGTGGATCACCTggaaagagaagaaaacaccCATTGTTACACAGAGCCAGAACGGaccctgccccctgctggccatcATGAATACTCTCTTCCTGCGATGGAAG GCAAGTCTTCCAGCCGAGACTGAAGTGGTGTCCTCAGAGGACCTCATGACTCATCTGG GAGAGTGTGTTCTGTCGGTGACCCCAAGAGAAAAGTCGGATGGGATGGACCTGAACTTTCAACAG AACATCAGTGACGTCATGGCAGTGCTTCCCAAACTGTCGACAGGCCTGGACGTCAATGTCCGCTTCACTGGTGTGGCCGACTTCGAGTACACGCCCGAGTGTATCGTCTTTGACCTACTGAGCATCCCGCTTTACCACGGCTGGCTGGTGGATCCACAG aatcCAGAGATGGTGGCATCTGTGGGGACGCTGAGCTACAACCAGTTGGTGGAAAAGATCATTCACTGCAAACACTCTGAAGACAGCAGTCTGGTCAGTgaag GTCTGGTGGCGGAGCAGTTCCTGGAGTCCACAGCGACACAGCTGTCATATCACGGCTTGTGCGAACTCAACTCGACGGCGAACGATGAGGAGATATCTGTGTTCTTCAGGAACAACCACTTCAGTACCATGATCAAACACAAG GGCCACCTGTACCTGCTGGTGACCGACCAGGGCTTCctggagcaggagcagctggtgtggGAGTCGCTGCACAACCTGGAGGGAGACGGCAACTTCTGTGACTGCAACTTCAGACTGTGTCACCCCCCGCAGAGGCTCTCCCCACTCAGCCCGGACCCCACGCTCCGGCAGCAGCAGATCCAGCAG GACTACCTGGTGGCGATGTCCCTGCAGAAGCAGCAAGAACAAGCCCCGGGCAACTTCACGGATCTGGACCTGGCCCGGCAGCTCCAGCAGGAGGAGTacttacagcagcagcagcagccgccgccgccgcagcagcagcagcagcagagctcctCGCAGCAG GGTCAAAGACTTCGGAGAAAGAAACGGTGA
- the LOC128756854 gene encoding HLA class I histocompatibility antigen, B alpha chain-like translates to MKLSVLAFLLFTVGAVNGEKRTLKYIYTAFSLPSKTQIPEFTAMGLLDHMQLDYFDNRNMTKLPRKPWMLRELGQEYFDKGTQSRRNKMQWFKVNLDILMKRMHQNNTDPHVLQWEHGCEVDQQPDGMIRFMRGIDRYSYDGHDFLDYDALNDVWVSTLEAAKLTKDKWNQVKELISYTDGYLKTECMSWLKRFSDFEAKEPRTDKPELYIFSKKSVIAQNHVLTCLATGLPSKNVHLEMRRNNRVLDQTDGLNTSQLSPNHDETFQQRSYVELLRSDKASFSCHMSKFNLQKTWDGKLPTEESNTGITAGAAGAAIALILAVVAGVVIYIRRKNLKNTVVHREPEFKAPPVAEKEELLEKGSYPGPALSIRSEDSGTASSTASSDRSGDPVSSGSTSSTEFLPDPNSHKSDSGDESPDSGAGSEDGGSSGAPTPPSERRAPV, encoded by the exons ATGAAGCTCTCTGTGCTCGCGTTCCTGCTCTTCACCGTCGGGGCGGTGAACGGCG AGAAGCGCACGCTCAAGTACATCTACACAGCGTTTTCTTTGCCCAGCAAGACCCAGATCCCAGAGTTCACCGCCATGGGCCTCCTGGACCACATGCAGCTAGACTACTTTGACAACAGGAACATGACAAAGCTTCCGAGGAAGCCGTGGATGCTGCGTGAACTCGGGCAGGAATACTTCGACAAGGGTACACAGTCCCGTCGCAACAAGATGCAGTGGTTCAAGGTCAACCTGGACATCCTGATGAAGCGAATGCACCAGAACAACACGG ATCCCCATGTCCTACAGTGGGAGCATGGATGTGAAGTTGACCAGCAGCCCGACGGAATGATTCGGTTCATGCGAGGAATTGACCGCTACAGTTACGACGGACATGACTTCCTGGACTATGACGCTTTGAACGACGTCTGGGTGTCAACGTTGGAAGCTGCCAAGTTGACCAAAGACAAGTGGAACCAAGTGAAAGAACTGATTTCGTACACTGATGGCTACCTGAAGACCGAGTGCATGAGCTGGCTGAAAAGGTTCAGCGATTTTGAAGCCAAAGAACCTAGAACAG ACAAACCTGAACTCTACATATTCTCAAAGAAATCTGTCATTGCTCAAAACCACGTGCTAACGTGTTTAGCAACGGGCCTCCCCTCCAAAAACGTGCATCTGGAGATGAGACGCAACAATAGAGTTCTGGATCAAACCGATGGCTTGAATACATCACAGCTGTCCCCAAACCACGACGAAACCTTTCAGCAACGAAGCTATGTCGAGCTTCTACGCTCAGACAAGGCTTCGTTCAGCTGTCACATGTCAAAGTTCAACCTTCAGAAGACTTGGG ATGGGAAACTTCCAACTGAGGAATCCAACACTGGGATCACTGCTGGTGCTGCGGGTGCAGCCATCGCCCTCATTCTTGCTGTGGTCGCAGGTGTTGTGATATACATCAGGAgaaaaaacctgaaaaacaCAG tggttCACAGGGAGCCGGAGTTTAAAG CCCCTCCTGTAGCTGAGAAAGAGGAATTGCTCGAAAAAG GCTCATATCCAGGACCTGCATTGTCTATTCGGAGCGAAGACTCTGGAACTGCTTCCTCCACTG CGTCGTCCGATCGAAGCGGTGACCCAGTCTCCTCCGGCTCCACTAGCTCCACTG AATTTCTGCCAGATCCGAACTCACATAAGAGCGACTCAG GCGATGAGTCACCTGACAGCGGCGCAGGAAGTGAGGACGGCGGTTCATCTGGGGCTCCCACTCCACCAAGTGAAAGAAGGGCGCCCGTATGA
- the mllt11 gene encoding protein AF1q isoform X3: MERSSSQYDSFLFWRQPIAELDLSELEDLGLIAPASSSSKAKEEKSSLRTSEEQDELAEFTSFNYWRAPIADVDALLADLNLLL, translated from the exons ATGGAGAGATCCAGCAGCCAGTATGACTCCTTCCTGTTCTGGCGCCAACCCATCGCCGAACTGGACCTGTCTGAGCTGGAGGACTTGGGTCTGATTGCgccggccagcagcagcagcaaggctAAAGAAGAGAAGTCCAGTCTGAGGACTAGTGAGGAG CAGGACGAGCTAGCTGAGTTTACGTCCTTCAACTACTGGCGGGCTCCGATCGCAGACGTGGACGCGCTGCTGGCCGACCTCAACCTCCTGCTGTGA
- the mindy1 gene encoding ubiquitin carboxyl-terminal hydrolase MINDY-1 isoform X1 has protein sequence MSAPADDSPSGESTGREALVTKEGPLPTEVPQEEVPTVENTQGDSVSDEKKLPAKDDDEGEDEVTGEVEGEAGVEQPEVESSSVEEGQDSVGSIFWLSPVESPVEVLTPEPSPAPELDVTAAAGPSTDQTSTPAYYMVKWITWKEKKTPIVTQSQNGPCPLLAIMNTLFLRWKASLPAETEVVSSEDLMTHLGECVLSVTPREKSDGMDLNFQQNISDVMAVLPKLSTGLDVNVRFTGVADFEYTPECIVFDLLSIPLYHGWLVDPQNPEMVASVGTLSYNQLVEKIIHCKHSEDSSLVSEGLVAEQFLESTATQLSYHGLCELNSTANDEEISVFFRNNHFSTMIKHKGHLYLLVTDQGFLEQEQLVWESLHNLEGDGNFCDCNFRLCHPPQRLSPLSPDPTLRQQQIQQDYLVAMSLQKQQEQAPGNFTDLDLARQLQQEEYLQQQQQPPPPQQQQQQSSSQQARPPASHPRGARTRDKDSDCTLL, from the exons ATGTCCGCACCAGCCGACGACTCGCCCTCCGGTGAAAGCACTGGCAGGGAAGCTCTGGTCACCAAAGAGGGGCCACTGCCTACTGAGGTCCCACAGGAGGAGGTGCCCACTGTAGAGAACACACAAGGTGACTCGGTCAGCGATGAGAAAAAGCTGCCTGCCAAAGACGATGACGAGGGTGAGGATGAGGTCACAGGGGAGGTCGAAGGTGAGGCCGGGGTTGAGCAGCCAG AAGTAGAGTCCAGTTCTGTGGAGGAAGGCCAGGACTCTGTGGGATCGATTTTCTGGCTGTCCCCAGTGGAGTCCCCGGTGGAAGTGCTCACCCCTGAACCCTCCCCGGCACCTGAGCTGGACGTCACTGCTGCcgctg GACCCTCAACTGACCAGACCTCCACGCCTGCATATTACATGGTGAAGTGGATCACCTggaaagagaagaaaacaccCATTGTTACACAGAGCCAGAACGGaccctgccccctgctggccatcATGAATACTCTCTTCCTGCGATGGAAG GCAAGTCTTCCAGCCGAGACTGAAGTGGTGTCCTCAGAGGACCTCATGACTCATCTGG GAGAGTGTGTTCTGTCGGTGACCCCAAGAGAAAAGTCGGATGGGATGGACCTGAACTTTCAACAG AACATCAGTGACGTCATGGCAGTGCTTCCCAAACTGTCGACAGGCCTGGACGTCAATGTCCGCTTCACTGGTGTGGCCGACTTCGAGTACACGCCCGAGTGTATCGTCTTTGACCTACTGAGCATCCCGCTTTACCACGGCTGGCTGGTGGATCCACAG aatcCAGAGATGGTGGCATCTGTGGGGACGCTGAGCTACAACCAGTTGGTGGAAAAGATCATTCACTGCAAACACTCTGAAGACAGCAGTCTGGTCAGTgaag GTCTGGTGGCGGAGCAGTTCCTGGAGTCCACAGCGACACAGCTGTCATATCACGGCTTGTGCGAACTCAACTCGACGGCGAACGATGAGGAGATATCTGTGTTCTTCAGGAACAACCACTTCAGTACCATGATCAAACACAAG GGCCACCTGTACCTGCTGGTGACCGACCAGGGCTTCctggagcaggagcagctggtgtggGAGTCGCTGCACAACCTGGAGGGAGACGGCAACTTCTGTGACTGCAACTTCAGACTGTGTCACCCCCCGCAGAGGCTCTCCCCACTCAGCCCGGACCCCACGCTCCGGCAGCAGCAGATCCAGCAG GACTACCTGGTGGCGATGTCCCTGCAGAAGCAGCAAGAACAAGCCCCGGGCAACTTCACGGATCTGGACCTGGCCCGGCAGCTCCAGCAGGAGGAGTacttacagcagcagcagcagccgccgccgccgcagcagcagcagcagcagagctcctCGCAGCAG GCCCGGCCCCCGGCGTCACACCCCCGAGGAGCCAGGACACGCGACAAGGACTCGGACTGTACCTTACTGTAG
- the mllt11 gene encoding protein AF1q isoform X2, translating into MVYRVAHFHRHREKVLAENRHFFLRLVQYPPAAAETGLEPRSTKDHRTNQSTMERSSSQYDSFLFWRQPIAELDLSELEDLGLIAPASSSSKAKEEKSSLRTSEEDELAEFTSFNYWRAPIADVDALLADLNLLL; encoded by the exons ATGGTTTACAGGGTAGCACACTTTCACCGGCATCGTGAGAAGGTGCTCGCTGAAAATCGACACTTCTTTTTGAGGCTTGTGCAG TATCCACCTGCCGCAGCTGAGACCGGACTCGAACCCAGATCAACAAAAGACCATCGAACCAACCAG AGCACGATGGAGAGATCCAGCAGCCAGTATGACTCCTTCCTGTTCTGGCGCCAACCCATCGCCGAACTGGACCTGTCTGAGCTGGAGGACTTGGGTCTGATTGCgccggccagcagcagcagcaaggctAAAGAAGAGAAGTCCAGTCTGAGGACTAGTGAGGAG GACGAGCTAGCTGAGTTTACGTCCTTCAACTACTGGCGGGCTCCGATCGCAGACGTGGACGCGCTGCTGGCCGACCTCAACCTCCTGCTGTGA
- the gabpb2a gene encoding GA-binding protein subunit beta-2a, with amino-acid sequence MSLVDLGKRLLEAARKGQDDEVRNLMANGAPFTTDWLGTSPLHLAAQHGHYSTADVLLRAGVSRDARTKVDRTPLHMAAAEGHTVIVEMLVRNGADINAKDMLKMTALHWAAQHGHHGVVETLIKHGADVHALSKFDKTAFDIAVDIQNTELMLLLQEGMQNQVNMNQVSVNVDSSNSQPQFIIQGLPAIQGGVVNLADLLSKSNSGESEEAMAASALDSNIQHAAVVNEGGQRVITIVTDQHGNLQTTGGMTQPFFVTMQHGQQMLAVPANTVTEEVVTEDAPPSRKRKLEATNNHSEAGETELLQRQLQEANRKAQEYRQQLLRKEQEAEQYRMKLEAMSQSRVKNGTSAVSPEEVVGGEEEEEEEEESGQVEDGEMVVLQEGGIIMEGEEGQVTLVEAGSETAQVTS; translated from the exons ATGTCGCTGGTGGACCTCGGCAAGCGTCTGCTGGAAGCAGCACGCAAAGGTCAAGACGATGAGGTCAGGAACCTGATGGCGAATGGAGCCCCCTTCACCACAGACTGG TTGGGCACGTCTCCGCTCCACCTGGCGGCGCAGCACGGCCACTACTCCACCGCAGACGTCCTGCTCCGAGCCGGTGTCAGCAGAGACGCGCGCACGAAAGTGGACCGGACGCCGCTGCACATGGCCGCGGCTGAAGGCCACACAGTCATCGTGGAGATGCTCGTCCGG AACGGAGCCGACATCAACGCCAAAGACATGCTGAAAATGACGGCGCTGCATTGGGCGGCACAACACGGTCACCACGGCGTGGTGGAGACGCTCATCAAGCACGGCGCTGACGTGCATGCACTCAGCAAGTTCGACAAGACGGCGTTCGACATCGCAGTGGACATTCAGAACACAGAGCTGATGTTGCTGCTCCAG GAGGGGATGCAGAACCAGGTGAACATGAACCAGGTGAGTGTCAACGtggactccagcaacagtcAGCCGCAGTTCATCATCCAGGGGCTTCCAGCTATCCAGGGCGGTGTGGTCAACCTGGCTGACCTGCTGTCTAAGAGCAACTCAG gagaGTCGGAAGAGGCCATGGCTGCCAGCGCCCTGGACTCCAACATTCAACACGCCGCTGTGGTCAACGAAGGGGGTCAGAGGGTCATTACTATTGTCACTGACCAGCACGGCAACCTGCAGACCACTGGGGGCATGACTCAGCCCTTTTTTGTGACCATGCAGCACGGACAGCAAA TGCTAGCAGTACCAGCTAACACAGTGACGGAGGAAGTGGTGACCGAGGACGCGCCGCCCTCCAGAAAACGGAAACTGGAAGCGACAAACAATCACAGCGAAGCCGGAGAGACG gagctgctgcagcgccAGCTACAGGAGGCCAACAGGAAAGCACAGGAGTACCgccagcagctgctgaggaaggAGCAGGAGGCGGAGCAGTACCGGATGAAACTGGAGGCCATGAGCCAGAGTCGGGTCAAGAACGGCACCTCGGCCGTCAGCCCCGAGGAGGTGGTGGgcggggaggaagaggaggaggaggaggaggagagcgggcAGGTGGAGGACGGGGAAATGGtggtcctgcaggagggggGCATCATcatggagggggaggagggccaGGTGACTCTGGTGGAGGCGGGCTCAGAGACGGCACAGGTCACCTCCTAA
- the plekho1a gene encoding pleckstrin homology domain-containing family O member 1-A: MRKSHSRRGIPDSGTPAGPQPEKAGWVRKFCGRGIFRELWRSRYVALKGDHLYLSNKEVREEKAAQEVLDLADYERAEELRKAKSRSKKNHSRFTVLRCRQRGNKVPNLVFLAVSPEEKELWINAINVGIIKAKNRVFDEVTVEQDSVLVHPTRDRAKIPQGRRLPTRGHLTSAVSASSTLDLVAEEDGYFLEYDDAQEFWEASAGGQKGGSCGQMAEVGCQRVGGRQRAGTDVSKLQAKAKEPKVKTGSLPRGTERFFGKYSHLEVSKGSKVQPGQFRTPQPGKRSNMQARGRCSSLDQVLKSRPAMIRSELRSALRRCATEEEAGGAVEPVGQLQSLIAQRMQRAQELLEEMRLQELQKAKSEREFPKSADSPRLHQLRGTTSPYSSRSSGSSRSRSSDSARLRDSPCSKVKRNRSHGSRSPAGKASHSPRLTDVSGAKNSDVIRSALLGSHRHSAEDGGQENGDPNKTSSDDKISPEDVQTEAERKRAEAERLLVEAVSSWKEAQEVLQEVKELQSQTLRRQRRRTYEKMATTAKADDTPPSSTSHEDEESGTP, translated from the exons ATGAGGAAGAGCCACAGCAGACGG GGGATCCCGGATTCAGGGACGCCGGCCGGTCCGCAGCCCGAAAAGGCGGGATGGGTCCGTAAGTTCTGCGGACGGGGCATCTTCCGGGAGCTGTGGCGGAGCCGCTACGTGGCGCTGAAGGGGGATCACCTGTACCTGTCCAACAAGGAG gtgcgagAGGAGAAGGCGGCGCAGGAAGTCTTGGACCTGGCGGACTACGAGCGCGCCGAGGAGCTTCGCAAGGCCAAGAGTCGCAGTAAGAAGAACCACAGCCGCTTCACCGTGCTTCGATGTCGGCAGCGAGGAAACAAG GTCCCAAACTTGGTGTTCCTCGCTGTGAGTCCGGAGGAGAAGGAGTTGTGGATAAACGCCATCAACGTCGGCATCATTAAAGCGAAGAACAGGGTGTTCGACGAG GTGACCGTCGAGCAGGACAGCGTGCTGGTGCACCCCACCAGAGACCGAGCCAAAATCCCACAAGGTCGCCGCCTCCCCACCCGCGGACACTTAACCTCAGCG GTTTCCGCCTCCTCGACTCTGGACTTGGTCGCAGAAGAAGACGGCTACTTCCTTGAGTATGATGATGCGCAGGAGTTCTGGGAGGCCAGTGCTGGTGGGCAGAAGGGCGGGTCATGCGGCCAGATGGCAGAGGTTGGATGTCAGCGGGTGGGAGGGCGCCAGAGGGCCGGCACCGACGTCTCCAAGCTTCAGGCCAAGGCCAAGGAGCCCAAGGTAAAGACAGGAAGTCTGCCACGAGGAACCGAGCGCTTCTTTGGGAAGTATTCTCACCTGGAAGTGTCGAAGGGGAGCAAGGTCCAGCCGGGGCAG TTCAGAACACCGCAGCCGGGGAAGAGATCCAACATGCAAGCCAGGGGACGCTGTTCCTCGCTGGACCAGGTGCTTAAGTCCAG GCCCGCAATGATCCGCTCGGAACTGCGCTCGGCCCTGCGTCGCTGCGCCACTGAGGAGGAGGCAGGGGGCGCCGTGGAGCCAGTGGGTCAGCTGCAGAGTCTCATTGCTCAGCGGATGCAGCGAgcgcaggagctgctggaggagatgcGGCTGCAG GAGCTGCAGAAGGCCAAGTCGGAGAGAGAGTTCCCAAAGAGCGCAGACTCACCGCGGCTGCACCAGCTGAGGGGCACCACATCGCCATATTCCAG CAGATCTTCGGGCTCCTCTCGCAGCCGGAGCAGCGACTCAGCGCGTCTTCGGGACTCACCTTGTTCCAAAGTCAAGAGGAACCGTTCGCACGGATCGCGATCTCCCGCAGGAAAAGCTAGCCACTCCCCCCGACTGACGGACGTCTCAGGCGCCAAGAATTCCGATGTCATCCGCTCGGCCTTGCTGGGCTCTCACCGCCACAGCGCAGAGGACGGAGGCCAGGAGAACGGCGACCCCAACAAGACGTCCAGCGATGACAAAATCTCCCCCGAGGATGTGCAAACGGAGGCGGAGAGGAAACGCGCCGAGGCGGAGCGCCTCCTGGTGGAGGCCGTGTCTTCGTGGAAGGAGGCGCAGGAAGTGCTGCAGGAAGTGAAGGAGCTGCAGAGCCAGACGCTGCGGCGGCAGCGCAGGAGAACCTACGAGAAAATGGCCACCACGGCCAAGGCCGACGACACGCCGCCGTCCTCCACGTCCCACGAGGACGAGGAGTCCGGGACGCCGTGA